A single Lactuca sativa cultivar Salinas chromosome 8, Lsat_Salinas_v11, whole genome shotgun sequence DNA region contains:
- the LOC111894233 gene encoding probable polygalacturonase: MVETLSSSPSIWRFNHRRWFPALFSSYKTLFALLWIVVFASLFIWQRNFVDGISIFRRPLPFRPLPRFRPVVFNLTDFGAVGDGVTVNTLAFEKAVFTISKLGKKGGGQLNVPAGRWLTAPFNLTSHMTLFLAEDSVILGLDDEKYWPLMPPLPSYGYGREHPGARYGSLIHGQNLKDVVITGHNGTIDGQGQTWWKKYRQKLLNHTRGPLVQIMYSSDILISNITLRDSPFWTLHPYDCKNVTIRNLTILAPLFEAPNTDGIDPDSCEDMLIEDCYISVGDDAIAIKSGWDQYGVAYGRPSKNILIRNLVVRSMVSAGISIGSEMSGGISNVRVENVLVWNSRRAVRIKTAAGRGGYIEDISYKNLTFENVRVGIIIKTDYNEHPDMGFDPKAFPVIRGISYSSIHGEGVRVPVRIHGSADIPIRNVTFRDMSVGTTYKKKHIFQCAYVSGRVIGTIFPKPCENLDLYDEQGTLVKKSVSENASDIDYDI; the protein is encoded by the exons ATGGTGGAAACCCTAAGTTCATCGCCCTCAATCTGGCGATTCAACCACCGCCGTTGGTTTCCCGCACTCTTCTCGTCCTACAAGACCCTTTTCGCACTCCTCTGGATCGTCGTTTTCGCATCCCTTTTCATCTGGCAACGCAATTTTGTAGATGGTATATCAATTTTCCGGCGACCCCTCCCTTTTCGTCCATTGCCTCGTTTCCGACCCGTCGTCTTTAATCTTACCGATTTCGGAGCTGTCGGCGATGGCGTCACAGTTAACACCTTGGCTTTCGAGAAGGCTGTTTTTACAATTTCCAAGCTAGGGAAGAAAGGTGGTGGTCAGCTCAATGTCCCCGCCGGAAGATGGTTGACAGCACCATTTAATTTAACAAGTCATATGACGCTTTTTCTTGCTGAAGACTCTGTTATACTTGGTCTAGAT GACGAAAAGTATTGGCCTCTGATGCCCCCTTTGCCTTCTTATGGCTATGGTAGAGAGCATCCTGGAGCCCGATATGGAAGTTTGATCCATGGTCAAAATCTGAAAGACGTAGTGATCACAGGGCATAACGGCACCATTGATGGACAGGGTCAAACATGGTGGAAAAAATACCGGCAAAAGCTTCTTAACCATACAAGAGGTCCCCTCGTGCAGATCATGTATTCAAGTGACATTCTGATCTCTAATATCACTTTACGTGATTCACCCTTTTGGACCCTCCATCCTTATGATTGTAAGAACGTCACCATAAGAAATCTGACAATCTTGGCTCCCCTTTTCGAGGCTCCAAATACAGATGGTATAGATCCTG attcaTGTGAAGATATGTTAATAGAAGACTGTTACATAAGCGTTGGTGATGATGCCATTGCAATCAAAAGTGGATGGGATCAATATGGTGTTGCTTATGGTCGCCCTTCAAAAAATATCCTCATTCGAAACCTTGTTGTTCGATCAATGGTCAG CGCTGGAATATCAATAGGCAGTGAGATGTCAGGTGGGATATCAAATGTGAGAGTGGAGAATGTTCTTGTGTGGAACTCAAGGCGTGCTGTTAGAATCAAGACAGCTGCAGGGAGAGGGGGATACATTGAAGACATCAGTTATAAAAATCTAACATTTGAGAATGTAAGGGTTGGGATAATTATTAAAACGGATTACAATGAGCACCCAGACATGGGTTTTGACCCGAAGGCGTTTCCGGTGATCAGGGGAATCAGCTATTCCTCCATCCATGGTGAGGGAGTGCGTGTTCCTGTTAGGATACATGGGAGTGCAGATATTCCAATTAGGAATGTAACTTTCAGGGATATGTCAGTAGGGACTACATACAAGAAGAAGCATATTTTTCAGTGTGCTTATGTGTCTGGACGTGTGATAGGGACAATCTTTCCAAAACCATGTGAGAATCTTGATCTTTATGATGAACAAGGAACACTTGTCAAGAAGTCTGTATCTGAGAATGCTTCAGACATAGATTATGATATCTGA